From a region of the Candidatus Zixiibacteriota bacterium genome:
- a CDS encoding pyridoxal phosphate-dependent aminotransferase yields the protein MPVKKVIIEKANRLYQLPLDLESYVSPRREHTLIKRTELIDLARFKWPVSISDHEPFEATSLGPASVAELSELKEAIADWYGSVHGVRLNPRSEIILTGGSSRTVMDLGQAFIDYGDVAFVPDLGWPVYRAAVVAAGGETVGYSVSPKNNWHPDFARLSTRLGRVARLLFVNSPHNPTGAELNEREMANLVWLAGRENIFVINDAAYQNYAERKSVSLLSVVGGRKVGAEMASMAFFFGLPPMPLGFVAGSKEIIAGLEHVQRYQRPFFASAWVQMALSAIRKYPSEGLSQVRKDGTLAAAEASKLLDKLNLERQDSDTTPFIWARIEKRTPSARATRVLFRQAKILVLPGIAFGENGEGFLRLSLTAGASAYEAAVESIVRKKRIIRLGDST from the coding sequence ATGCCGGTGAAAAAAGTTATCATTGAGAAGGCCAACCGCCTTTATCAACTGCCGCTTGATTTGGAGTCATACGTTTCTCCCAGGCGGGAGCATACATTAATCAAGAGGACCGAACTGATTGATTTGGCTCGCTTCAAATGGCCGGTGTCGATATCCGACCATGAACCTTTCGAAGCAACTTCTCTTGGACCGGCCTCGGTCGCTGAACTATCCGAATTGAAAGAAGCTATTGCCGACTGGTACGGATCGGTCCACGGAGTACGACTCAATCCCCGTTCCGAGATCATCCTTACCGGGGGAAGTTCCCGTACCGTAATGGATCTGGGGCAAGCGTTTATCGATTATGGTGACGTGGCTTTCGTTCCCGATCTGGGCTGGCCGGTTTACCGGGCCGCAGTGGTGGCAGCGGGAGGCGAGACGGTCGGGTATTCGGTTTCTCCTAAGAACAACTGGCACCCGGATTTTGCCCGACTCAGCACGCGACTGGGGCGAGTGGCGCGACTGTTGTTCGTGAATTCGCCACACAATCCGACCGGCGCGGAATTGAATGAGCGCGAAATGGCCAATCTGGTCTGGTTGGCGGGGCGAGAAAATATCTTCGTGATCAACGACGCTGCCTACCAAAACTATGCTGAAAGAAAATCGGTCTCGCTGTTGAGTGTAGTCGGCGGTCGCAAGGTCGGAGCCGAGATGGCATCGATGGCCTTTTTCTTCGGTCTACCACCGATGCCGCTGGGATTCGTTGCCGGCAGCAAAGAGATCATTGCCGGGCTCGAACATGTCCAGCGTTATCAGCGACCGTTTTTTGCCTCAGCCTGGGTTCAGATGGCTCTTTCGGCGATCAGAAAATACCCCTCAGAAGGATTATCGCAGGTTCGTAAGGATGGAACGCTGGCGGCAGCCGAAGCTTCGAAACTGCTCGATAAACTCAATCTCGAACGCCAGGATAGTGATACCACACCGTTTATTTGGGCTCGGATCGAGAAACGGACACCATCTGCTCGTGCCACCCGCGTTCTTTTCCGACAGGCTAAGATCCTGGTTTTACCGGGGATCGCCTTCGGTGAGAACGGAGAGGGCTTTCTGCGTTTGTCTCTGACGGCCGGAGCGAGTGCTTATGAAGCCGCCGTGGAGTCGATTGTCCGCAAGAAACGTATCATAAGGCTGGGGGACTCGACATGA
- the folB gene encoding dihydroneopterin aldolase, producing MKDIIRLGRMRFYGYHGVAAAERETGRVFEVDAELEVDLADAGRTDRLTDTIDYSKAYETIKDIVEGKAFSLLEALAQEIARSLLDSFDIYRVTLRVRKLAPPIAGNIEFIEVQITRSQADTAKLISDRREQEQDEGNG from the coding sequence ATGAAGGATATTATTCGTCTGGGCCGAATGCGTTTTTACGGCTACCACGGAGTGGCGGCCGCAGAACGGGAAACCGGCCGTGTGTTCGAGGTCGACGCTGAGTTGGAGGTGGACCTGGCCGATGCCGGTCGCACCGACCGTTTGACTGATACGATCGATTATTCCAAGGCATACGAAACGATTAAAGATATCGTCGAGGGAAAAGCATTTTCATTGCTTGAGGCGCTGGCGCAGGAAATAGCGCGGAGCCTTCTCGATTCATTCGATATTTACCGGGTTACGTTACGTGTGCGCAAACTTGCGCCGCCGATTGCCGGAAATATAGAGTTCATAGAAGTACAAATCACGCGGTCGCAGGCTGACACGGCCAAGCTGATCAGCGATCGCCGGGAACAAGAACAGGACGAAGGTAATGGCTGA
- the folK gene encoding 2-amino-4-hydroxy-6-hydroxymethyldihydropteridine diphosphokinase has translation MAETVYILAGSNMGDREKNLHTALDKLKRLEGLEVVAVSGIYVSEAVDMDDEAPAFMNQVIMGDYQYKTTELLNALESIEKQLGRTGKGEKKSRTIDLDILLFGQQVIETDRLSVPHRELLNRPFAMVPLLQIDPDIVHPVTGTAVAEFLTEEGRQSVMLYKDHVARDF, from the coding sequence ATGGCTGAAACTGTTTACATCCTCGCCGGCTCCAACATGGGCGACCGCGAGAAAAACCTGCATACCGCTCTCGACAAACTGAAGCGATTGGAAGGGCTCGAAGTTGTCGCGGTGTCGGGTATCTATGTCTCTGAGGCGGTGGACATGGATGATGAGGCGCCGGCTTTCATGAACCAGGTCATCATGGGGGACTATCAATACAAAACGACCGAATTGCTCAATGCGTTGGAATCGATCGAAAAGCAGCTCGGCCGGACCGGGAAGGGAGAGAAAAAGTCCCGAACCATCGATCTTGATATCCTCTTGTTCGGGCAGCAGGTGATCGAAACCGACCGGTTGTCGGTGCCGCATCGGGAATTACTCAACCGGCCTTTCGCGATGGTGCCGCTGCTGCAGATCGATCCGGATATAGTTCATCCCGTGACCGGGACAGCGGTGGCGGAGTTTTTGACCGAGGAAGGGCGTCAGAGCGTGATGCTCTATAAGGATCATGTCGCAAGAGATTTTTGA
- a CDS encoding deoxynucleoside kinase, with the protein MSQEIFEPNYIAVEGVIGVGKTTFAGMLAERLKAELINEEVFENPFLVDFYKNRKRYAFQCQLFFLLSRFQQQQQLMVRDLFAQRIVADYLFAKDAIFASVNLTERELSLYDKIAPILERDVPRPDLTIYLQASTPILLQRIKKRNLTFEKSIDFEYVEVLNSAYDYYFFNYTDTPLLVVKTDGIDFVNNPEHFDDLIDQIRKPIKGKIYYAPAGDLIRE; encoded by the coding sequence ATGTCGCAAGAGATTTTTGAACCTAATTATATCGCCGTTGAGGGCGTGATCGGCGTCGGGAAAACTACCTTTGCCGGAATGCTGGCGGAGCGTCTCAAGGCCGAGTTGATCAACGAGGAGGTGTTCGAGAATCCTTTCCTGGTTGATTTCTATAAAAACCGCAAGCGATATGCCTTCCAATGTCAGTTGTTTTTCCTGCTGTCGCGGTTCCAGCAACAGCAACAGTTGATGGTGCGCGATCTGTTCGCTCAGCGTATCGTAGCCGACTACCTGTTTGCCAAGGATGCCATTTTCGCTTCGGTTAATCTAACCGAACGTGAACTGTCCCTTTACGACAAGATCGCACCGATTCTGGAGCGCGATGTGCCGCGTCCCGATTTGACAATTTATCTTCAGGCTTCGACCCCGATTTTACTACAGCGTATCAAAAAGCGTAATCTGACCTTCGAGAAGTCGATCGATTTCGAGTATGTCGAAGTACTCAACAGTGCTTATGACTATTATTTCTTCAATTATACCGACACCCCGCTGTTGGTGGTCAAGACCGATGGAATAGATTTCGTCAACAATCCTGAGCATTTCGATGATCTGATTGACCAGATTCGTAAGCCGATCAAGGGCAAAATATACTATGCCCCGGCGGGTGATTTGATAAGAGAGTGA
- the panB gene encoding 3-methyl-2-oxobutanoate hydroxymethyltransferase, producing the protein MAYLENRKKVTVQTIVKRKAKGEKIPVLTAYDHFTARLLDQAGVDILLVGDSASNVIHGYETTLPIGMEVMLAHTAAVARGAEAALVVADMPFMSFQPSVETAVTNAGRFLKEAGAEAVKIEGGLEMVDTIRRVIECGIPVMGHIGLTPQSIHRFGGPKIQGRLEKSQTYLIESAKALEAAGCFSIVLELMDREVAARITKELTTCATIGIGAGPDCDGQVLVINDILGLREEGFKPKFLRQYADLPPIITEAAERFIKDVKAGDYPNDDESYSDK; encoded by the coding sequence ATGGCCTACCTGGAGAACAGAAAAAAAGTAACCGTACAGACAATCGTTAAGCGTAAGGCCAAGGGAGAAAAGATACCGGTCCTTACCGCTTACGATCATTTCACCGCTCGCCTTTTGGATCAAGCCGGTGTCGATATCCTGTTGGTCGGTGATTCCGCCTCGAACGTGATTCACGGCTATGAAACCACCCTGCCAATCGGCATGGAGGTAATGCTGGCCCATACGGCCGCAGTGGCGCGCGGCGCCGAAGCGGCGCTGGTGGTGGCGGATATGCCGTTCATGTCGTTCCAGCCGTCAGTGGAAACGGCTGTAACCAACGCCGGACGGTTTCTGAAAGAGGCCGGAGCAGAAGCGGTCAAAATCGAGGGCGGCCTGGAAATGGTCGACACGATCCGTCGCGTGATAGAATGCGGTATTCCGGTGATGGGGCATATCGGTCTTACGCCGCAGTCGATTCATCGTTTCGGCGGACCCAAAATCCAGGGGCGCCTGGAGAAGTCGCAAACCTATTTGATCGAGTCGGCCAAAGCCCTCGAAGCGGCAGGCTGTTTCTCGATAGTGCTCGAACTGATGGACCGCGAGGTGGCCGCCAGGATTACCAAAGAGCTTACGACTTGCGCCACCATCGGGATCGGCGCCGGTCCGGATTGTGACGGTCAGGTGCTGGTGATAAACGATATCCTGGGGCTGCGCGAGGAAGGCTTCAAGCCGAAATTCCTGCGCCAATACGCCGATCTTCCACCGATCATCACTGAAGCGGCGGAGCGGTTTATCAAAGATGTCAAAGCCGGCGATTATCCAAACGACGATGAATCGTACTCGGATAAATAG